The Hymenobacter oligotrophus genome has a window encoding:
- a CDS encoding MotA/TolQ/ExbB proton channel family protein, translating into MVPILLLFSVSVYIILERYLTIRKAAALPEGFMNQIRNLMVKGDLQGAKMLTAQTASPLARMIEKGIRRIGLPLKEIETSVENVGKVEIARLEKNISILGIIAGIAPMLGFVGTIVGVINIFYAISSTGDFGIAQISGGLYTKMVTSAAGLIVGMVAHVGYHWLSIMVERLVFRMENSAIEFMDILQDN; encoded by the coding sequence ATGGTTCCGATTCTGCTGCTGTTCTCGGTTTCGGTTTACATCATTCTGGAGCGTTACCTCACCATCCGGAAAGCCGCCGCGCTGCCCGAGGGGTTCATGAACCAGATCCGGAACCTAATGGTGAAGGGCGATTTGCAGGGCGCCAAAATGCTGACGGCCCAAACGGCCTCGCCGCTGGCCCGCATGATCGAGAAGGGCATCCGCCGCATTGGCCTGCCGCTGAAGGAGATTGAGACGAGCGTAGAGAACGTAGGCAAAGTAGAAATTGCCCGCCTCGAGAAGAACATCAGCATCCTGGGCATCATCGCGGGTATCGCGCCCATGCTGGGTTTCGTGGGTACCATCGTCGGCGTAATCAACATCTTCTACGCCATCAGCTCGACCGGCGACTTTGGCATTGCCCAAATTTCGGGCGGTTTGTACACCAAAATGGTAACCTCGGCCGCCGGTCTGATTGTGGGCATGGTGGCCCACGTAGGCTACCACTGGCTCAGCATCATGGTGGAGCGCCTGGTGTTCCGCATGGAGAACTCGGCCATTGAG